Sequence from the Rhodopirellula halodulae genome:
CAACTCGGTCGCGAAACGGATTGAGCTCGATCCCCGTTCGCAGCGTCTCCGTGGGCGAAGGCTCGAAATTCGCTGAATCGGCGTCAATTGCGTTTGGGCGTGACTGGTTTGCGGTTGTTCCGCGGCGGTGAAATTTGGTATCGGCGATGGCTCTCGACCGAGGTGCATAGTGGCTGAACCAGACGAACCCAAGAACGACGCGAAACCGGGCGGACGGTCCAAGGCGACCGTGGCTTCCCTGGGGTTCGTGACGATGTTCACGATGGTGGGATTTGCCTACATGTTTTCCATCGTCGCGGGTGGGCGTGAGATCGACGCTCGCCAGACGATGAATTTGGCCTCGGCTCAATATGTGGCGGGCAACATCGTGGTGGCTGGTGATTTGGCCGCGAAAGCGACGTTGGACGAAGAAAACGAAGAGGAAATGGAGCTGTACCCGATGCAGCAATTCCTCATCGGAGCGGGATCATTCGCGAGGGCTCACCAGGCCATCTCACCACGCGACCGCCATGAGCAGATGGAAACGGCATTGCCGTACCTGGAGCGTTCCAACGACTTAGGTTTTCCCGACGGTCGCGATGCGGAGGGCCACCGGATGTTGGGCGAGGCCTTGCATAGCATCGGTCGGCACGAACGAGCCGTGAAGCATTTGAGACGCGCGGTCGAGATCGATTTGACGCTTCGGTCCAAGCTGCTGCCCTTGTTGGCTCGATCGTTGGCGTCTTCCATTTCGGCCAAGCCCGATGAGGCGTTGCGAACGATCGTCGAACATTTGAACGAAGCGAGCTTGGACAATCGCGGTCGCAGTGAAGCGGAGATCTTGCGAATTGAATTGTTGAATCAATTGAAGCGATACGACGATGCGTTGCCGGTGATTGCTCGCGTGGAAGATGAAATCAGCGACGAGCTTCAGTTGCAAATGCCATGGGCGATGCAGTTGCAAGACCAGCTCAGTTTGCAACGCGGCGTGGCACATGTCGGACGGATCATCGAAAGTTTGCCTCGGGAAATTACGGCGCAGGTCATCGCGGGCATTCCCGTGGTCAGTGGGCGCAAGCTACCGCAGGATCAACAAAACGAGCTGCTTGAAACGATTCGCGTGTTGGACCAATTGCAACGAGAGGCCGAACCGAAAGTCGCCGGCAGCGCACGTTTGTTGGTCGCTCAGTCGTATCTGCTGCTGGATGATCCCGATTTGGCGTTGGCTCGTCTGACGCAGGCTCGTCAACAACGGCCGTTTGATTCCCGCGGATTGGAAGGCGGTGTGTCGGAAATTGAACTGCTGGCCAGCCGTGCGATGGGAGACGATGTCGTTCAGACGGCCAGCTATCTGGTGCGAGAAATTGGGCAAAGCCAATACTTGGATTTCCCCGAGACGACTCGGTTGGAGGTCAAGCAGCGAATCATCGACGCCATTGCCGAGCTGCGTGGTGCGGGTGAGTTTGAGCCGGCGGTGAAGACCGCGACCGTGACATCTCCGGTGCTCGGCGTGGCGAGTTCGCACAGTCAGGCTGGGATTGCTTACCGCGATTGGGGCGAGGCGACGCTGGAAGCTGGTAAGGGACCGGGCGGCGAGCTTTCGCGAGAGGCATCGGTGGCGGCTCGGGAGCGATTCCGCGGGGCCGGGGACGCTTTTTCGGACGCGGCCAAAGAACAATTTGACACGGACGAATACGTGCCAACTTTGTGGTTGGCGATTGAGTCCTATCAAAAGGGCCGACATTTTTCGCGAAGTGCGGCGTTGCTCGAAGATTATTTGCGTTACGAAGACCGCGGCCGAATTCCGCGAGCGTTGGTGGCTCACGGACGAGCGTTGTTGGCCGACGGGAATGCAAAAGCCGCGATCGATTCGTTGCAAACTTGCATCATCGAATACGACCGTGACCCGATGCGATATGACGCGCGATTGTTGGCGGCTCAGGCGGCGGCTGATTTGGGCGATCGCGAAAGTGCTCGGGAGTGGTTGGAAGCGAATTTGACGGACGGTCAGTTGACGCCGCAAAGTCCGGCGTGGCGAGATTCGTTGCTGACGCTCGGTGAGATGTTGTTCGCCGAGAGTTTGTCGGACACATTGAAGGCGCGTGAACTGGAGTGGAGCGAACGTGTGGAGGCGCTTCGTGCGACACGCCCAACCTTGCAGGCTGCCATGCGTCGATTGGATGAAGCCGTCAAGCGTTACTGGCCTCTGCCTCGCACCCAGATGGCAGCGTACTCGCTGGCCCGCGGTCATTTGTTATCGGCTGAGTTGCCGGAGGTGGAGCTGGAATCGGACGGGTTGCAGGACACGGCTCGTCGAGGTCTGGGGCAAAAAGCGAACTTGGAACGGAAGGCGGCGTTGGATCAATTCGCGATGCTGGCGAATTTTTTGCAAAACGAACAACGCGACAACGACTTGAGCGACAAGCAGCGTGCTCTGCTTCGGAATTCATTGATCGGTCAGGCCGACACGCTGCGGGACATGGATCGTTATGCCGAAGCGGCCGAGGCGTATCGCGACATGTCGCTGCGTTACATGAATGAACCCGCATCGTTGGAAGCGTTTCTGGGGCAATCGCAAATGATGCGAAAGATTGGACGCGAACGCGAAGCGGATTTGTTGATTCGGCAAGCCAACCTGGTGCTCAGCCGAATTGGTGCCCAGTGGGACGATGAATTCGACAAGGTGACACGTTACGATCGAGCCGGTTGGGAGCGATACTTGGCTTGGATGGTGGAGCGTTTGGACCAAGGGGCTAAACTGACCAGCCAGGCTACGCCGTGATTAAGCCGTGATCGGGCGGTGATCACGCGGTCATTGCGTGGCGTCATCGGGTGCGTTCATCCGAGCCCACGAACATCCTGTAGGAGTTGGAGCGAATCATGGAAGCGGCGATCGATCGACGGTTTGAGTTGTTGCAGTTGTTGTTGGAGTTGACCCAGCGACAGGAGGCTGCCATCTCGCAAGGGCACATGAACGAACTGATGAGTGTGCTGGGGCAGAAGCAAGTCGCGGTGGAGCAGTTGGTTCAGTCGGCAAACGAACTGAAGCGTCAGCGTGCGGAAGCTGGCGAAGGTTACACCGTCAGCGATGAGTATCGCCAACGCAGCGAGCAATGCGATGAAATGCATCGCGAATTGATGGAGCTGGAACAGGCCAGCGAAAAGATGC
This genomic interval carries:
- a CDS encoding tetratricopeptide repeat protein, producing the protein MAEPDEPKNDAKPGGRSKATVASLGFVTMFTMVGFAYMFSIVAGGREIDARQTMNLASAQYVAGNIVVAGDLAAKATLDEENEEEMELYPMQQFLIGAGSFARAHQAISPRDRHEQMETALPYLERSNDLGFPDGRDAEGHRMLGEALHSIGRHERAVKHLRRAVEIDLTLRSKLLPLLARSLASSISAKPDEALRTIVEHLNEASLDNRGRSEAEILRIELLNQLKRYDDALPVIARVEDEISDELQLQMPWAMQLQDQLSLQRGVAHVGRIIESLPREITAQVIAGIPVVSGRKLPQDQQNELLETIRVLDQLQREAEPKVAGSARLLVAQSYLLLDDPDLALARLTQARQQRPFDSRGLEGGVSEIELLASRAMGDDVVQTASYLVREIGQSQYLDFPETTRLEVKQRIIDAIAELRGAGEFEPAVKTATVTSPVLGVASSHSQAGIAYRDWGEATLEAGKGPGGELSREASVAARERFRGAGDAFSDAAKEQFDTDEYVPTLWLAIESYQKGRHFSRSAALLEDYLRYEDRGRIPRALVAHGRALLADGNAKAAIDSLQTCIIEYDRDPMRYDARLLAAQAAADLGDRESAREWLEANLTDGQLTPQSPAWRDSLLTLGEMLFAESLSDTLKARELEWSERVEALRATRPTLQAAMRRLDEAVKRYWPLPRTQMAAYSLARGHLLSAELPEVELESDGLQDTARRGLGQKANLERKAALDQFAMLANFLQNEQRDNDLSDKQRALLRNSLIGQADTLRDMDRYAEAAEAYRDMSLRYMNEPASLEAFLGQSQMMRKIGREREADLLIRQANLVLSRIGAQWDDEFDKVTRYDRAGWERYLAWMVERLDQGAKLTSQATP
- a CDS encoding flagellar export chaperone FlgN translates to MEAAIDRRFELLQLLLELTQRQEAAISQGHMNELMSVLGQKQVAVEQLVQSANELKRQRAEAGEGYTVSDEYRQRSEQCDEMHRELMELEQASEKMLTETREEVAEQLQQSDGSRRAAQGYGQVGRTPSAGGSTLDLSQ